In the Arachis hypogaea cultivar Tifrunner chromosome 20, arahy.Tifrunner.gnm2.J5K5, whole genome shotgun sequence genome, CTTCAACCCAACCCTTATTACTTGCATGCATATCACTCATGTTAAATGCATCCGGATTCTCCACCGTATTCTTCTCCAAAACCGTTTTGTTTGCGATCTTCTTTGAATTCAAGTCAACATCATTAGCACCTTGATTCTTTCCAAATTCAAAGACGATGTTGGAGTTAGCTGCCACTGCCGTCATCTGTCTTTCATGCATCTTGGGATTTTCACTGTCATTAATATTAACACCTTGATTACTAACAAGAACTTTCTTCTTGCAATCACTTGTGATATGTCCGTAGCAATTACATACTTCACACACCAATTGAAGACTTTCATACACAATCGAATACTCAACTTCGTCAACAATATAACATTATACACAATTGGAAGTTTAATATTAACTTCGATACACGCTTTGTGAACTTTCCTTTCTCCGCAGAGCTAGTGGCAAGATCAACCTTAATAGGCTTTCTAATAACGGATGTGATCCTATTCATCGCCTTGTCATGATAGTACCATATCAGAAGACTTCTAATTCTAATTCATACCCTAATTGCCCCAAAAACTTTCTCTCTTAACCGAATGGATGGGCACCAAGACTTTACCGCAATGTAATGGAAGTTAATCATCTATGGGCCACCTGTTAAGACCTCTTTTCATCCAAAAGATCAAACTTGGCCAAAAAATATCCATGACCCACATTCAATATTTCATAGCCTCCATTGATCCTCTATGATACCTTCGATTTGTGAGAAAGTATAGTGTAAGTAAACCTTTTGTCCAATACGAAACTACAATAACATCTTTATAAGGTTGTGATAGAGATTCTTTGACTTCGGGAGTGAAGGTCACTTGGAGGTTTAGGACCTCCATGTTTGCCTTCAACAACAGCCATACTATCACCCTCCAACGAATTCGCTCTCGTGCAAGCCTTGGAGGTAGATTCGCTCACGagtttgtcacaaaaaaaaatttcaccacTTTCGAAATATCAGTATATCACCAGACACTCTCCTATTACCCCCTCCTTATCACTTGAAGCAATTTTTTTTCTACTCTCCCGTCTTATCTCCGCCGTTGGCATGACCAACAACCCCATTGTGTTTCGCCTTAACTCTTCTCTCTCGCTCTTACATTCTCTCATTATTGTTTAGttagatattttattttgttctttattaaaaattaaaaaatagtaaaaatcaacttaaaatagtttaacattattttattttatatttttaattattatttatttttgtattttttaaatagagtaaagtatcgtttttgtccctaacgtttggggtaaatcctatttgtgtccctaacatttaaatcgtcctatttgtatccctaacgtttgtaaaagggattcaatgttatcctgccgtcaattacacatcatgagcgctttagtttgagttttaaaaatctcttcttgaagttagaatacaaatgtctgggatagaatcgatgatctactccgaaaaatagctcatcaaatgttgaaactaattcctacaacatttacataattcacttttctagggacataattgaatctaaacacaaatagtgggtataatattaaattcgaacacatccaagtgagacctaattgaaaatgaatacatccaagtgagaataattgaaaaatataatctgatttgttagtataattgattgtaggataacattgaatcacttttataaacgttaaggatacaaataggacaatttaaacgttagagacacaaatagaacttatctcacgttagggacaaaaacgatactttattctttttaaatgctactataataattaaatagtattaaatgtaatatatatgtaattataattGTTTTACATGTATAAGACTATAAGTATTAAGTTAAATAAACTAATTTtagattatatataaaaataatttaaaaaatctaactaaaaattttaattttatagatattcaattacatgtttttaattgaaaCCCCAACTCCCCTTACCCTCGGTTGCTGGTGCTACGAAAGCTGCCAGAGTGGCCGCCGCGGACATCGTTTCTCTCCTCTCGGGCGTAGTTGCCGACCTCCGTCGTCCCTAGTAAGACTTACTACACTCTCAATTGCTGCATTGAATTTGCTTCATCATTCATGAGTTTGATTAGTAATTTATCAACATCTCGTGGTGCCAAAATCCAATTTCAAAAAGCTGACTTACTCCCTAAATTGGAATCCAAACACAAGTCTTTATTTCATTCATCACATTGCCACTAACTTGtgcttttttattttcattcaatGAAATATCTGAGAGCTGATCTCAAAACCTTTCTTTCTGTGTCAGAAGAAATGAGCTCCACTTCATTCACTTCAGTTAGCTTCAACACCGCTTCCTCTTGGAACTTGAAGGTACCCAccctttcttcttcaatcttaagagtctttttaatatttatttattctgttGTGCTTTTTCGTTGAAAGAGACGTGAAGGAGGGAAAGCATATGTCAGGTGTGGGAGCGCTGCTTCTTCCGAAAACACTGTTCGTGTTGGTGTTCTTGGAGCTAGTGGCTACACTGGTTCTGAGGTAGGTTCAGTGCTACCTTAATTAATGCCACCATTGCCATTGTTTTGTGTTGAGTTTAGAGTCTTTTGTGTTAGGTTCTTAGGCTTTTGGCGAATCATCCGCAATTCGGGGTTGCTCTATTGACTGCCGATAGGAAAGCTGGACAGCCGATTGCTTCCGTCTTCCCCCATTTGGCCACACAGGTATGTATGTTTGATCATGTTAATTGCATTTTCTAGGTACTTGTCCAATGCTGATTCTTCTATCATAATGGAACTGCAGAAATTGCCAGATTTGATTGCGGTCAAGGATGCAGATTTTTCTCATGTGGATGCTGTATTCTGTTGTTTGCCGCATGGAACCACTCAGGTTAGCCATTTCAGAAATACTTATTTCTAGGAAATACTTTTCGTAGAGTCGACTTTTTACACACGGTACCCCTGTTtttccttgctttcttttctCAAATCCTGTTTTTCgtaagtttttgtttttttctcgcTTTTTCTTGCAGGAAATAATTAGAGGCCTTCCCAATCACTTGAAGATTGTTGACCTTTCAGCAGTATGTTCTAAATAACAGTTCTCTTCCCCCAACCAAACTctataatttcttgttctttagaaTATAAATGAAGTTTAGCATATATCAGAATTGTAACTGAGATTGTGTAGGATTTTCGTTTACGTGATATATCTGAGTATGAAGAGTGGTATGGCCAACCACACAGGGCACCGGAGTTGCAGGTGAGTACATTTCAATGGCAAAATTCTCATTTTGAAACTGTTAAATTGCCCTTCATTTCAACAGAATCTTATTCAGCAAACTGTGGAACCTCTAATGACGCTTATATCCGCTGCATTCAGTGGCATTTAGTCATTAGGAATTTAACTTTTCGATCTTGATTTGTGTTGAATTCTgggaattatgtttttattattttgttttagtacTGTAGTGTCAAAACTTAAAATGAATTTCCTTAAAGTCACCCTTGCCATTGTTTTGTTCTTAATGCTGAATTTATCTAATTTTCTGTATCCAGAAAGAAGCTATATATGGATTAACAGAGATTTTAAGGGAGGAAATAAGGAATGCACGCTTAGTTGCTAATCCTGGTTGCTATCCAACATCCATTCAAATTCCCCTTGTCCCACTGATAAAGGTTTGTAACTGAATATGCTTATTTCACAATACGTTTAATATATAACTAATTTCTGTTTCACTGTTTTTGTCACTTTTATGGTTGTATCTGTTTTCCTTTCTTTGTATTTTGAGTTGTGAGATATGGTCTAGGGTGTTAAGCTTTGGTTACTTTCCATGTTAAGAAGCTTGTCCGTTAATCATCGCTCCAAAGATATTTATGTATATGGTGTTGCTCACTATATGATATGGTGTCCATGGATTATGAACTTGATAGAATCTTTATACTTCTTATTTGGAGTACTAAATTTTCTTTGTAATGAATATTGATTTTATGTtgctattttctaatttttatttggtTTACAGGCAAAGCTTAttgacataaaaaatattattattgatgCAAAATCTGGTGTGAGTGGAGCAGGTTAGAATTCTATTACACAATTTTGTATTCAATcgcaaatatagaagaaaatgtcTCAGCAATACCTGCTCATTCGAATAGTGGTTCTGCTACTTGGTTAATTACTTCAGGGCGTAGTGTCAAAGAAAATTTATTGTACACAGAAGTAGCTGAAGGTATCAATTCTTATGGTGTTACCCGGCATCGCCATGGTAAGTGTAATTTACCAATTGGAATTTAATTTATGCACTTTAAGATCCAAAAATGATGCCTCTTTTTTTATGCCTATCAATATTGATCTCTATACTGAAGTTTAAAAGGTTCTGGATTTGTAGTGataatcttatttttttatttccagTTCCAGAAACTGAACAAGGGCTATCTGATGCTGCACATTCTAAAGTAACCATCAGTTTTACCCCGCATCTGATGCCAATGGTGAGTCGTGCGCTGAGATCTGTCTTATCTGATATTATCTTTCCTGCCTACGAAACTAATACATGTCCCTCGCTGTTGATCAGATACGTGGTATGCAATCAACTATTTATGTGGAAATGGCTCCAGGAGTAAGCACTGAGGACTTGTACCAGCAACTCAAGCGCTCTTATGAAGTATGTCGAAATGTCACTTGTCACCAGAAATAGATGCCATTTTAACATTTTGTTGAATGCATAACATATGAATACAGGGGCAACCATGCTAAGACTACTAATCTAGCATTTGTTACTTAATGTTTATTGTTCAATGCTAGAGTAAAAAACTTCGTCACTCTGAGACCTCAGATGCCGCCGAATATACCATCACTTTCTTTGGTTGCATGGTTTAAATTTCTCTGCTTCTTCTTACTTTCTCCGCCTTCTCCCTTTTACTTTGGTTTCAGAATGAAGAATTTGCCGTACTGTTGGGGAATGGAGTAGTTCCCCGAACTCACAGCGTCAGAGGAACCAATTACTGTTTAATAAATGTTTTTCCTGACCGAATTCCCGGAAGAGCAATAATCATATCTGTGGTATGTATAAACTCCTTAAACTGAAATATTTGCATAAGTAATTGTATTATTCTGTTTCTTCACTCTAAATATGTTCGTGCTGTTGCAGATTGATAATTTGGTGAAAGGAGCTTCAGGACAGGCTTTACAAAACCTTAATTTGATGATGGGGTTTCCAGAAAACCTAGGGCTGCATTATCAGTCTCTGTTTCCATAGATGAGAGTGGTAACCCTTCAACAAAACTACCCCTAACACTTAAACTTTTCATGCCTGTTTTTCCTTCATTCTCCTGTGTAAACTGCaagtcttctctttttcttttagtaGCTTCATCAGCTTTTTCATTTCTTATGTGAAATAAAAGGGTATTGATAACTTGTTGAGGGATGCAGTTTTTTCAGGATGAGATTTTGaatatcaattaatatttttggtGGATTATTTTATCTCTCTTCACCTTATGTACAGTTGATTTaacaatgtctttttttttttattttaaaaaaggagTGTTCATAGATTCAGCAAGAGAGAAATTGATACACAACCCATAAAATTTTGAGAGTTATATGAGAGACCCTTATTAATATCATTAAATAGATGCTAACAAAAGAGAGAACCTAGCAAAAATATAGTTTTTCTATCCTTAAAGTTTTGATTGAGCCTCTTCTCgattattttcttttcaagatGAATTATTTTTGGAGAGAGAGAACCAATTTTTATTTCACGGGTTGCCTATGAGAATGATTACTCAAAGCAAATTGTTGTCCAATTTATTTAGACATAAAATTCAGCATGAGTTctaacttgttcttattttctataGGTATGTGAGGTGAAGTATTCGTTCGCTTTTAGAATATTACAGATAAAAGAGAATGCATTAAAAATGGTATCTGTATCATTTCATATAACTCAACCAAGCATGCACTCAATATATAAGacaaaaatatcatataattaaTATACGATGCttaaaaggaattataagataaTTCCGCTATAAAGATACTTTATGAATGATAT is a window encoding:
- the LOC112783197 gene encoding probable N-acetyl-gamma-glutamyl-phosphate reductase, chloroplastic, which translates into the protein MSSTSFTSVSFNTASSWNLKRREGGKAYVRCGSAASSENTVRVGVLGASGYTGSEVLRLLANHPQFGVALLTADRKAGQPIASVFPHLATQKLPDLIAVKDADFSHVDAVFCCLPHGTTQEIIRGLPNHLKIVDLSADFRLRDISEYEEWYGQPHRAPELQKEAIYGLTEILREEIRNARLVANPGCYPTSIQIPLVPLIKAKLIDIKNIIIDAKSGVSGAGRSVKENLLYTEVAEGINSYGVTRHRHVPETEQGLSDAAHSKVTISFTPHLMPMIRGMQSTIYVEMAPGVSTEDLYQQLKRSYENEEFAVLLGNGVVPRTHSVRGTNYCLINVFPDRIPGRAIIISVIDNLVKGASGQALQNLNLMMGFPENLGLHYQSLFP